One window from the genome of Clarias gariepinus isolate MV-2021 ecotype Netherlands chromosome 15, CGAR_prim_01v2, whole genome shotgun sequence encodes:
- the c15h6orf120 gene encoding UPF0669 protein C6orf120 homolog, producing MKKRENFSIRSKRNTLHNALESYRCVRWLAAVTMLCFRIPFFLVLLSQVQESIQGLEEFSVPDEWVLLHVVQGHIGAGNYSYLRLNHDGRIILHMLSLKGDADLYVSDKTLRPDFDTYKLQSVTCGHDVVVVPSDFVRPVGIGIYGHPSYTESEFEMKVFYDQTALTEDLFQKDSYSTEQNHEHPKYPQPGTSEEFEEDEPILWTILIGILKIILEILF from the coding sequence GAAAGCTACAGATGTGTTCGGTGGCTGGCAGCAGTGACCATGCTGTGTTTCCGTATCCCGTTCTTTCTGGTACTCCTCTCTCAGGTCCAAGAATCCATCCAGGGTCTGGAGGAATTCTCAGTGCCTGATGAATGGGTCCTGCTTCATGTTGTTCAAGGCCACATCGGCGCAGGCAACTATAGCTACCTTCGCCTCAACCATGACGGACGCATCATCCTACACATGCTCAGCCTTAAAGGCGATGCCGACCTATACGTCTCGGACAAGACGCTGCGACCGGACTTTGATACCTATAAGCTACAGTCGGTCACCTGCGGCCATGACGTGGTCGTCGTCCCAAGTGACTTTGTTAGACCGGTGGGCATTGGGATCTATGGGCACCCCTCTTACACAGAGAGCGAGTTTGAGATGAAGGTGTTTTATGATCAGACTGCTTTAACCGAGGACCTGTTTCAAAAAGATTCGTATTCTACAGAGCAGAATCACGAACATCCCAAATACCCACAGCCAGGCACTTCAGAAGAATTTGAAGAAGATGAGCCCATCCTGTGGACCATTCTTATTGGGATCCTTAAGATAATACTTGAAATTTTGTTTTGa